One Spinacia oleracea cultivar Varoflay chromosome 4, BTI_SOV_V1, whole genome shotgun sequence DNA segment encodes these proteins:
- the LOC110790522 gene encoding protein FAR-RED IMPAIRED RESPONSE 1-like, giving the protein MITAPGVLDKRTSKSKKCGCPVHMYAVADTFGTWEVRKAVVEHLNHKPTPLKSRYISMYRRDSITSIVRRRLFNGVGGGSKISNIHRSLAKERNGVENMSISVKDLRNIVAKEKRLKMRGGDAKAMFDYFDKMTAGNQNFFHRYRLNSKNRLTDVMWVDARSRVAYQDFGDVVCFDSTYVTNNYELPFSNFVGVNHHGQTILLGCALVSHEDTETFVVVQNLAPLYGGQSSY; this is encoded by the coding sequence ATGATTACCGCCCCTGGTGTCCTTGACAAGAGGACTAGTAAGTCAAAAAAGTGTGGATGCCCTGTTCATATGTATGCGGTGGCAGACACTTTTGGAACTTGGGAAGTAAGGAAAGCAGTTGTTGAACACTTGAATCACAAGCCAACGCCCCTTAAGTCTCGATATATCTCAATGTATAGGAGAGATAGTATTACTTCTATTGTGAGGAGGAGGTTATTCAATGGTGTTGGTGGTGGTTCCAAGATCAGTAACATTCACAGGAGCTTAGCTAAAGAGAGAAATGGTGTAGAAAATATGTCTATAAGTGTGAAGGACTTGAGGAACATAGTGGCGAAGGAAAAGAGGCTCAAGATGAGAGGTGGGGATGCGAAAGCCATGTTTGATTATTTCGATAAGATGACTGCCGGAAACCAGAATTTTTTCCATCGTTATAGATTAAATTCTAAGAATCGCTTGACTGATGTTATGTGGGTTGATGCAAGGAGTAGAGTAGCCTACCAAGACTTTGGGGATGTAGTATGTTTTGACTCCACATATGTCACAAACAATTATGAGCTTCCATTTTCTAATTTTGTGGGAGTCAATCATCATGGGCAGACTATTTTGCTTGGTTGTGCACTAGTGTCTCATGAAGACACTGAAACATTTGTGGTTGTTCAAAACTTGGCTCCATTGTATGGGGGGCAAAGCTCCTATTAG